The following proteins are encoded in a genomic region of Nitratireductor sp. GISD-1A_MAKvit:
- a CDS encoding ABC transporter ATP-binding protein — protein MSEIVLETRGITRDYHIGGGFFGKGRTINALKGIDLKVEKGKTLAIVGESGCGKSTLARIMTMIDAPTSGELLIDGKPVEISKKGVGSEMRRKVQIIFQNPYGSLNPRQKIGDVLMEPLIINENVPVKERRERAMEMLLKVGLQAEHFNRYPHMFSGGQRQRIAIARALMLRPRLLVLDEPVSALDLSVQAQVLNLLADLQEEFGLTYVFISHDLSVVRYIADEVMVMYFGEAVEYGTRDAVFTNPQHEYTQTLFAATPRADVESIRKRLAEKAA, from the coding sequence ATGAGCGAGATCGTCCTGGAAACGCGCGGCATCACGCGCGACTATCACATCGGCGGCGGCTTTTTCGGCAAGGGCCGCACCATCAATGCGCTGAAAGGCATCGACCTGAAGGTCGAGAAGGGCAAGACGCTGGCCATTGTCGGCGAGTCAGGCTGCGGGAAATCCACTCTTGCCCGGATCATGACGATGATCGATGCGCCGACCTCGGGCGAGCTTCTCATCGACGGAAAGCCGGTGGAGATCAGCAAGAAAGGGGTGGGCTCCGAAATGCGCCGCAAGGTGCAGATCATCTTCCAGAACCCCTATGGCTCGCTGAACCCGCGCCAGAAGATCGGCGATGTGCTCATGGAGCCGCTGATCATCAACGAGAACGTGCCCGTGAAGGAGCGGCGTGAACGCGCCATGGAGATGCTTTTGAAGGTTGGTCTGCAGGCCGAGCACTTCAATCGCTATCCGCACATGTTCTCCGGCGGACAGCGCCAGCGCATCGCCATCGCGCGCGCGCTGATGCTAAGACCGCGCCTGCTGGTGCTGGACGAACCGGTTTCCGCGCTCGATCTTTCCGTGCAGGCGCAGGTGTTGAACCTGCTGGCGGATCTGCAGGAGGAGTTCGGCCTAACCTATGTCTTCATCAGCCACGATCTTTCGGTGGTGCGCTATATCGCCGACGAGGTGATGGTGATGTATTTCGGTGAAGCGGTGGAGTACGGCACCCGCGATGCGGTGTTCACCAACCCGCAGCACGAGTACACACAAACACTCTTTGCAGCCACGCCGCGCGCCGATGTGGAAAGCATCAGGAAGCGGCTGGCGGAGAAGGCTGCGTAA
- a CDS encoding ABC transporter permease subunit yields MSSTNTKDPNAAVGLEGGTVIAVTRRARLAEFWYYFSQNRGAVIGLYVFIAIVIIALLAPVIAPHSPSMQNRGSFLLPPVWQEGGSWSFILGTDAVGRDLLSRLIYGARFSLFIGLVVVSVAVSVGILIGLIAGYFRGAIDTVIMRVMDIILAFPSLLLALVLVAILGPGLVNAMIAIALVQQPHYVRLTRAAVMSEKGRDYVTAARVAGASNIRLMFKTILPNCTAPLIVQAALSFSTAILDAAALGFLGMGAQPPTPEWGTMLAEAREFILRAWWVVTFPGLAILITVLAINLMGDGLRDALDPKLKRS; encoded by the coding sequence ATGAGCTCGACAAACACAAAAGATCCGAATGCCGCCGTCGGTCTCGAAGGCGGCACGGTCATCGCGGTCACGCGGCGCGCCCGCCTTGCGGAGTTCTGGTATTATTTCAGCCAGAACCGTGGCGCCGTTATCGGCCTTTACGTTTTCATCGCCATCGTGATCATCGCGCTTCTTGCGCCGGTGATTGCGCCGCACAGCCCGAGCATGCAGAACCGCGGCTCCTTCCTTCTGCCCCCGGTCTGGCAGGAAGGCGGAAGCTGGTCGTTCATTCTCGGTACGGATGCCGTGGGTCGCGACCTGCTCTCACGCCTGATCTATGGCGCCCGCTTCTCGCTTTTCATCGGCCTTGTGGTGGTTTCGGTGGCCGTTTCGGTGGGCATCCTGATTGGGCTGATCGCAGGCTATTTCCGCGGTGCGATCGACACGGTCATCATGCGCGTGATGGACATCATCCTCGCCTTTCCGTCGCTGCTTCTGGCGCTGGTTCTGGTTGCCATTCTGGGGCCGGGCCTCGTCAACGCGATGATCGCCATCGCGCTGGTACAGCAACCGCACTATGTGCGTCTCACCCGCGCGGCGGTGATGTCGGAGAAGGGGCGTGACTATGTGACGGCGGCGCGCGTTGCCGGGGCGAGCAACATCAGGCTGATGTTCAAGACCATCCTACCGAACTGCACTGCGCCATTGATCGTGCAGGCAGCACTCTCCTTCTCGACCGCGATCCTCGATGCGGCCGCGCTCGGCTTTCTCGGCATGGGCGCACAGCCGCCCACACCCGAATGGGGGACGATGCTCGCGGAAGCACGCGAGTTCATCCTGCGTGCCTGGTGGGTCGTCACCTTCCCCGGACTTGCCATCCTGATCACCGTTCTGGCCATCAACCTGATGGGTGACGGTCTTCGTGATGCGCTCGATCCCAAGCTGAAGAGGTCGTGA
- a CDS encoding ABC transporter ATP-binding protein, translating to MSEALLDIRNLSVEFDTAGGTLRAVDGVSLSVEAREVLAIVGESGSGKSVSMLAVMGLLPWTAKVTADAMTFQGRDILNLSPSDRRKIVGKDIAMIFQEPIASLNPCFTVGFQIDETLKMHTDLSARQRRDRTVELFEAVGLPNASDRVSAYPHQMSGGQCQRVMIAMAIACNPKLLIADEPTTALDVTIQKQILDLLVSIQAEKNMGMIMITHDMGVVAETADRVIVQYKGRKMEEADVLSLFEKPQHPYTKALLSALPENATGDRLPTVSDFVFDEAPQTGARP from the coding sequence ATGAGTGAAGCTCTTCTCGACATCCGCAATCTGAGCGTCGAATTCGATACGGCGGGCGGCACTCTGCGCGCGGTGGATGGCGTTTCGCTGTCCGTCGAAGCGCGCGAAGTGCTGGCCATTGTCGGCGAATCGGGCTCGGGAAAATCCGTGTCGATGCTGGCGGTGATGGGGCTTCTGCCCTGGACCGCCAAGGTCACGGCGGACGCCATGACCTTTCAGGGCCGCGACATTCTCAACCTGTCGCCATCGGATCGGCGCAAGATCGTGGGCAAGGACATTGCCATGATCTTCCAGGAGCCGATCGCAAGCCTCAACCCGTGTTTCACGGTCGGCTTCCAGATCGACGAGACGCTGAAGATGCACACCGATCTCTCGGCGCGCCAGAGGCGCGACCGGACGGTGGAACTTTTCGAAGCGGTGGGCCTGCCCAACGCATCCGACCGGGTGAGTGCCTACCCGCACCAGATGTCGGGTGGCCAGTGCCAGCGCGTGATGATCGCCATGGCCATTGCCTGCAACCCCAAGCTCCTGATCGCCGACGAGCCGACCACCGCGCTCGACGTGACGATCCAGAAGCAGATTCTCGATCTTCTGGTGTCGATCCAGGCGGAGAAAAACATGGGCATGATCATGATCACTCATGACATGGGTGTGGTGGCGGAAACGGCCGACCGTGTGATCGTGCAGTACAAGGGCAGGAAGATGGAGGAAGCCGACGTGCTTTCGCTCTTCGAAAAGCCCCAGCACCCCTACACCAAGGCACTGCTTTCGGCCCTGCCGGAGAACGCGACGGGCGACCGCCTGCCGACCGTCTCCGACTTCGTGTTCGATGAAGCGCCACAGACGGGAGCCCGCCCATGA
- a CDS encoding long-chain-fatty-acid--CoA ligase — translation MAKSARTPAKGEEKTARAAKGATRGKSTATKAASATGSAKAASKEPSAKTAGKSTASARKSAPKKTTASRKAKIARPWVEHYPEGIPAEMGDFPNNSLGELLVDACKTFGDRPAFTCMGKSLSYSDLEEMSRHFAGYLQTLGLERGARVALMMPNVLQYPVAMMAVLRAGYVVVNVNPLYTPRELEHQLNDAGAEAIVILENFANTLEAIVAKTSVKHVVVASMGELLGLKGHIVNFVVRRVKKMVPAWSLPGHVSFKEAVGRGASSGFRPAEVALSDNAFLQYTGGTTGVSKGATLTHSNVLANVIQNELWFRSAYIGKPKPEAPVLICALPLYHIYALTVNALMGMKLGGNNVLIPNPRDIPAFVKELQKYDFHIFPGLNTLFNALLNNEDFCKLPFKSLLVTFGGGMAVQRAVAERWHKLTGCVISQGYGLSETSPVATVNSFAAKEFTGTIGYPISSTDVVIRDDKGKNLPFGKVGEICIRGPQVMAGYWNRPDETAKVMTEDGFFRSGDMGTMAEDGQVTIVDRKKDMIVVSGFKVFPNEVEDVIANHPGVLEAAIVGVEDEHSGEVPKLFVVRRDEHLTEEELKKFCKENLTGYKRPKYVEFRDELPKSNVGKILRKELR, via the coding sequence TTGGCAAAAAGCGCAAGGACGCCCGCCAAGGGTGAGGAGAAGACCGCGCGCGCCGCAAAGGGCGCAACGCGCGGAAAATCGACGGCCACGAAAGCGGCGTCGGCAACCGGATCGGCAAAGGCGGCCTCGAAGGAACCTTCCGCGAAAACGGCCGGAAAATCCACCGCCTCTGCCCGCAAGAGTGCGCCGAAAAAAACCACTGCATCCCGCAAGGCCAAGATCGCCCGCCCGTGGGTGGAGCATTACCCCGAGGGTATCCCCGCCGAGATGGGAGACTTCCCGAACAATTCGCTTGGCGAACTGCTCGTGGATGCCTGCAAGACCTTTGGGGACCGCCCGGCCTTCACCTGCATGGGCAAGTCGCTCAGCTACAGCGACCTTGAGGAGATGTCGCGGCACTTCGCGGGCTATCTGCAAACGCTCGGGCTTGAGCGCGGTGCACGCGTCGCACTGATGATGCCTAATGTGCTGCAATATCCCGTCGCCATGATGGCGGTTCTGCGCGCCGGCTATGTGGTGGTCAATGTCAATCCGCTCTACACGCCGCGCGAGCTTGAGCACCAGCTCAACGATGCCGGCGCGGAAGCCATTGTCATTCTGGAGAACTTCGCCAACACGCTGGAAGCGATCGTTGCGAAAACCTCTGTCAAACACGTGGTCGTTGCGTCGATGGGCGAGCTTTTGGGGCTCAAGGGGCATATCGTCAATTTCGTCGTGCGGCGCGTAAAGAAAATGGTACCGGCCTGGTCGCTTCCGGGCCACGTTTCCTTCAAGGAGGCGGTCGGGAGGGGCGCTTCCAGTGGCTTCAGACCGGCAGAGGTTGCCCTGTCCGACAATGCCTTCCTGCAATATACGGGCGGCACCACCGGCGTTTCCAAGGGGGCAACGCTCACCCACAGCAATGTTCTGGCCAATGTGATCCAGAACGAACTGTGGTTCCGCAGCGCCTATATCGGAAAGCCGAAACCCGAAGCGCCCGTCTTGATCTGCGCCCTGCCGCTCTACCACATCTACGCGCTCACGGTGAACGCGCTGATGGGCATGAAGCTTGGCGGCAACAATGTGCTGATCCCCAATCCGCGCGACATTCCCGCCTTCGTGAAAGAGCTTCAGAAATACGATTTCCACATTTTCCCGGGGCTCAACACGCTGTTCAACGCACTCCTGAACAATGAGGATTTCTGCAAGCTTCCATTCAAGAGCCTGCTTGTCACCTTCGGCGGCGGCATGGCGGTGCAGCGCGCGGTTGCCGAGCGCTGGCACAAATTGACGGGCTGCGTGATCTCACAGGGCTATGGACTGTCGGAGACCTCTCCCGTGGCCACGGTGAACAGCTTTGCGGCGAAGGAGTTCACCGGCACGATCGGCTATCCGATTTCGTCCACCGACGTCGTCATCCGCGACGACAAGGGCAAGAACCTGCCCTTCGGGAAGGTTGGCGAGATCTGCATTCGCGGCCCGCAGGTCATGGCCGGATACTGGAACCGCCCGGACGAGACCGCCAAGGTGATGACCGAGGACGGTTTCTTCCGCTCCGGTGACATGGGAACCATGGCCGAGGATGGCCAGGTCACCATTGTCGACCGCAAGAAGGACATGATCGTCGTCTCCGGCTTCAAGGTCTTCCCCAACGAGGTGGAGGACGTGATCGCCAATCACCCGGGCGTGCTGGAAGCGGCCATTGTCGGTGTTGAAGACGAACATTCCGGCGAGGTGCCGAAGCTCTTCGTGGTCCGCAGGGACGAGCATCTCACGGAAGAGGAACTCAAGAAGTTCTGCAAGGAGAACCTCACCGGCTACAAGCGGCCTAAATATGTCGAGTTCCGCGATGAGCTGCCGAAATCCAATGTCGGCAAGATTCTGCGCAAGGAACTGCGCTGA
- a CDS encoding TRAP transporter large permease — MTLKISTIMIVLLLFGFPMMIPLILGAGYGFYGLFGGFDRMDFMVQQMLAGIRPASLIAVPMFILAADIMTRGQSADRLIDMVMKFIGHIKGGLAVSTATACTLFGAVSGSTQATVVAVGSPLRPRMLKAGYNDSFVLALIINASDIAFLIPPSIGMIIYGVVSKTSIAELFIAGIGPGLLLLVLFSAYCIIYAIVKGVPTEPKAPWGERVAAVRAAIWPLFFPVIIVGGIYGGIVSPTEAAAICVAYALFLELVIFRSLSVADIYKISKSTGLITAVVFILVAAGTAFSWVISFAQIPQQILGSIGIDEMGPKMVLAVISIAFFVGCMFVDPIVVILVLVPIFAPVVDSVGLDKVLVGTIITLQVAIGSATPPFGCDIFTAIAIFKRPYMDVIRGIPPFTLILLGVSAALIFFPQIALFLPSLAFD; from the coding sequence ATGACACTCAAAATCTCCACCATCATGATCGTGTTGCTGCTCTTCGGCTTCCCGATGATGATTCCGCTCATTCTTGGCGCGGGCTACGGCTTCTATGGCCTGTTCGGCGGTTTCGACCGCATGGACTTCATGGTTCAGCAGATGCTGGCCGGCATTCGCCCGGCGTCGCTGATTGCCGTGCCCATGTTCATCCTCGCCGCCGACATCATGACCCGCGGCCAGTCGGCCGATCGTCTGATCGACATGGTCATGAAGTTCATCGGCCACATCAAGGGCGGCCTGGCCGTCTCCACCGCCACGGCGTGCACGCTGTTTGGCGCGGTGTCCGGCTCCACGCAGGCCACGGTGGTTGCCGTGGGTTCGCCGCTGCGTCCGCGCATGCTGAAGGCCGGCTACAACGATTCCTTCGTTCTGGCGCTCATCATCAACGCCAGTGACATCGCCTTCCTGATCCCGCCTTCCATCGGCATGATCATCTATGGTGTCGTCTCCAAGACCTCGATCGCCGAGCTGTTCATCGCCGGCATCGGGCCCGGGCTTCTGCTCCTGGTTCTGTTCTCGGCCTATTGCATCATCTATGCGATCGTGAAGGGCGTGCCGACCGAGCCGAAGGCACCATGGGGCGAGCGCGTGGCGGCGGTGCGTGCGGCCATCTGGCCACTGTTCTTTCCGGTCATCATCGTTGGCGGCATTTATGGCGGCATCGTCAGCCCCACCGAGGCGGCGGCCATCTGCGTGGCCTATGCGCTGTTTCTGGAACTGGTGATCTTCCGCTCGCTGAGCGTGGCCGACATCTACAAGATCTCCAAATCCACCGGCCTCATCACCGCCGTGGTGTTCATTCTCGTCGCTGCCGGCACGGCCTTTTCATGGGTCATTTCCTTCGCCCAGATTCCACAGCAGATTCTGGGATCCATCGGCATCGACGAGATGGGGCCGAAAATGGTGCTCGCCGTCATCTCGATCGCCTTCTTCGTCGGCTGCATGTTTGTCGATCCGATCGTGGTGATCCTGGTGCTGGTGCCGATCTTCGCGCCGGTGGTGGATTCGGTCGGCCTCGACAAGGTTCTGGTGGGCACGATCATCACGCTGCAGGTGGCCATCGGCTCGGCCACACCACCGTTCGGGTGTGATATCTTCACGGCCATAGCCATATTCAAGCGACCCTACATGGATGTGATACGGGGCATTCCGCCGTTCACGCTCATCCTGCTCGGCGTTTCCGCTGCGCTGATCTTCTTCCCGCAGATCGCGCTGTTCCTGCCCAGCCTGGCATTCGATTAG
- a CDS encoding LysR family transcriptional regulator, which yields MRHRLPNLNAVRAFDAAARHQSFSRAAKELGVTHASVSRHIKNLEADLGMPLFERRHRQVALTPGGARYAEIVADALMLISLDTGTRATRNAKGRVVLESDSDLAALWLMPLLTDEVLETLGIELELRSYPEPPRTIAPDTDLALTWGRLDVPGYTREPFLDFTIFPVCAPARAEHVRTHGLIANKLIYDRGVNTWDELLRRQGTTLSAAAGHLIFHRTQLCLEAAARGLGVALGDDVSAAAMLRDGRLVRPCGPSVVGRNSYYLSSVSRGPVSPSAMAMRTWLLEKAAEHVRWAEEAGYALPKEG from the coding sequence ATGCGACATCGCCTGCCCAATCTCAATGCCGTCCGGGCGTTTGATGCGGCCGCGCGGCACCAGAGTTTCTCGCGTGCTGCGAAGGAGCTTGGCGTCACCCACGCCTCTGTCAGCCGTCATATAAAGAACCTTGAAGCCGATCTCGGCATGCCCCTTTTCGAGCGGCGGCACCGGCAAGTGGCGCTCACGCCGGGCGGGGCCCGCTATGCGGAAATCGTTGCCGATGCCTTGATGCTCATTTCGCTGGATACGGGCACCCGCGCCACACGAAACGCCAAGGGCAGGGTGGTGCTGGAATCGGATTCGGATCTGGCGGCCCTGTGGCTCATGCCCCTGCTCACGGACGAGGTTCTGGAAACGCTTGGCATCGAGCTCGAACTGCGGTCCTATCCCGAACCCCCACGCACAATTGCGCCTGACACGGATCTGGCGCTCACCTGGGGGCGGCTGGACGTGCCGGGTTATACGCGCGAACCGTTTCTGGACTTCACCATTTTCCCCGTTTGCGCGCCGGCGCGTGCCGAGCATGTGCGCACCCACGGGCTGATTGCCAACAAGCTGATCTATGATCGCGGCGTGAACACATGGGACGAGCTTTTGCGGCGGCAGGGCACCACACTCAGCGCCGCGGCGGGCCATCTCATTTTCCACCGCACGCAGCTTTGTCTGGAGGCGGCTGCACGCGGGCTCGGTGTGGCGCTTGGCGATGATGTCTCGGCTGCAGCCATGCTGCGCGACGGAAGGCTGGTGCGTCCGTGCGGTCCGTCGGTTGTCGGGCGCAACAGTTATTATCTCTCCTCCGTATCGCGTGGGCCTGTCAGCCCTTCGGCAATGGCGATGCGCACATGGCTGCTGGAGAAGGCGGCCGAACATGTGCGCTGGGCAGAAGAAGCAGGTTACGCGCTGCCGAAAGAAGGGTGA
- the dctP gene encoding TRAP transporter substrate-binding protein DctP, producing MNPLTSWSRPQAGILQFVDQSPGFTGALIPEAQVFFVPYLLPAKSEELGEFFRNSKAINEMFPELYAEQGLELLKMFPEGEVVMNTKDPVEKPEDLNEVKFRVMTNPLLVESYKAFGATPTPLPWGEVYGGLQTNIIQGQENPLFWVESTKMYEVTGAITLTGHNNFTTAVMANKDFYDGLSDEDKKVVQDAADAAFEHILEYQKGLSEESLAKIKEAKPEMTISDLTEEQRAPFKEAAAQVEAKFIEMTGDSGKKILDQMKEDLKAATQ from the coding sequence GTGAATCCGCTGACATCATGGAGCAGGCCCCAGGCCGGCATCCTGCAGTTCGTCGACCAGTCGCCCGGCTTTACCGGCGCGCTTATCCCGGAGGCACAGGTCTTCTTCGTTCCCTACCTGCTTCCGGCCAAGTCGGAAGAGCTGGGTGAGTTCTTCCGCAATTCCAAGGCCATCAACGAGATGTTCCCCGAGCTTTATGCAGAGCAGGGCCTCGAGCTTCTCAAGATGTTCCCCGAGGGCGAAGTGGTGATGAACACCAAGGACCCGGTGGAGAAGCCCGAGGACCTCAACGAGGTGAAATTCCGCGTCATGACCAACCCGCTTCTGGTGGAAAGCTACAAGGCATTCGGTGCGACACCGACGCCGCTTCCCTGGGGCGAGGTCTATGGCGGTCTCCAGACCAACATCATTCAGGGACAGGAAAACCCGCTCTTCTGGGTCGAGTCCACGAAGATGTATGAGGTGACCGGCGCGATCACACTCACCGGCCATAACAACTTCACCACCGCCGTGATGGCCAACAAAGACTTCTATGATGGCCTGAGCGACGAGGACAAAAAGGTCGTTCAGGATGCTGCCGATGCGGCGTTCGAGCACATCCTCGAATACCAGAAGGGCCTGAGCGAAGAGTCGCTTGCCAAGATCAAGGAAGCCAAGCCCGAGATGACCATCAGCGACCTCACCGAAGAGCAGCGCGCTCCCTTCAAGGAAGCGGCCGCCCAGGTGGAAGCGAAGTTCATCGAGATGACGGGCGACAGCGGCAAGAAGATCCTTGACCAGATGAAGGAAGACCTGAAGGCGGCGACGCAATAA
- a CDS encoding ABC transporter substrate-binding protein: protein MKSKLTFAAALLAATVLSGAAGAKTLVYCSEGSPEGFDPALYTAGTTFDASSKPIYNRLVQFEPGTTKTVPGLAESWEISDDGLEVTFKLREGVKFHTTDFFTPSRDFNADDVLFSFNRQLQKEHPFHAYVEGASWEYFNGMSMPDLVKSIEKVDDYTVKFVLNRPEAPFIANLAMDFASIFSKEYADKLAEGGNLSDLNQKPVGTGPFQFVAYQPDAVIRYKAHPDYWNGKQPIDDLVFSITTDASVRQQKLIAGECHVMPYPNPADIESLKSNEALKVDEQEGLNVGYLAYNTKVAPFDNAKVRKALNMAINKEAILDAVFQGAGQAAKNPIPPTMWSYNDAVEDDAYDPEAAKKVLEEEGVSDLSMKIWAMPVQRPYNPNARRMAELIQEDFSNVGVDVEIVSYEWGEYLERSKDEDRDGAVLLGWTGDNGDPDNFLAVLLGCDGVGGSNRAQWCNEEFDGLIQKAKTLTSQEERAKLYEEAQVVFKREAPWATIAHSVVHMPMRKEVTGYKMDPLGGHAFEGVDLAE, encoded by the coding sequence ATGAAAAGCAAACTGACCTTTGCGGCAGCACTGCTGGCCGCCACGGTGCTGAGCGGTGCGGCGGGCGCCAAGACGCTTGTCTATTGCTCGGAAGGAAGCCCGGAAGGCTTCGATCCGGCGCTCTACACCGCAGGCACCACGTTCGACGCATCGTCCAAGCCGATCTACAACCGTCTCGTCCAGTTCGAACCGGGCACCACGAAGACCGTGCCGGGCCTGGCGGAGAGCTGGGAGATCTCTGACGATGGTCTTGAGGTTACCTTCAAGCTGCGTGAGGGCGTGAAGTTCCACACCACGGACTTTTTCACGCCGAGCCGTGACTTCAACGCAGACGACGTGTTGTTCTCCTTCAACCGTCAGCTCCAGAAAGAGCATCCTTTCCACGCTTATGTGGAAGGCGCTTCCTGGGAGTACTTCAACGGCATGTCGATGCCGGATCTCGTGAAGTCCATCGAGAAGGTGGACGATTACACGGTGAAGTTCGTGCTGAACCGTCCGGAAGCGCCGTTCATCGCCAATCTGGCCATGGACTTCGCCTCCATCTTCTCGAAGGAATATGCCGACAAGCTGGCCGAGGGCGGCAATCTCTCGGACCTGAACCAGAAGCCGGTCGGCACTGGTCCTTTCCAGTTTGTGGCTTACCAGCCTGATGCCGTGATCCGCTACAAGGCGCATCCGGACTACTGGAACGGCAAGCAGCCGATCGACGACCTGGTGTTCTCCATCACCACCGACGCCTCGGTGCGCCAGCAGAAGCTGATCGCCGGCGAATGCCACGTCATGCCGTATCCGAACCCGGCCGATATCGAGAGCCTGAAGTCCAATGAGGCTCTGAAGGTCGACGAGCAGGAAGGCCTGAATGTCGGGTACCTCGCCTACAACACCAAGGTTGCGCCCTTCGACAATGCGAAGGTTCGCAAGGCGCTGAACATGGCGATCAACAAGGAAGCCATTCTGGACGCCGTGTTCCAGGGCGCAGGCCAGGCAGCCAAGAACCCGATCCCGCCAACAATGTGGTCGTATAACGACGCGGTCGAGGATGATGCCTACGATCCGGAAGCAGCCAAGAAGGTGCTTGAGGAAGAGGGCGTTTCCGACCTCTCCATGAAGATCTGGGCGATGCCGGTTCAGCGTCCCTACAACCCGAATGCGCGCCGCATGGCCGAGCTGATCCAGGAGGATTTCTCCAATGTCGGCGTTGACGTCGAGATCGTCTCCTACGAATGGGGCGAGTATCTCGAGCGCTCCAAGGATGAAGACCGTGACGGTGCCGTGCTGCTTGGCTGGACCGGTGACAATGGCGATCCGGACAATTTCCTCGCCGTTCTGCTGGGTTGCGACGGTGTCGGTGGCTCCAACCGCGCCCAGTGGTGCAATGAGGAGTTCGACGGCCTGATCCAGAAAGCCAAGACGCTGACGTCTCAGGAAGAGCGCGCGAAGCTCTACGAAGAGGCTCAGGTGGTGTTCAAGCGTGAAGCCCCGTGGGCAACCATCGCTCACTCGGTCGTCCACATGCCGATGCGCAAGGAAGTGACCGGCTACAAGATGGACCCGCTTGGCGGTCACGCCTTCGAAGGCGTCGACCTCGCTGAATAG
- a CDS encoding TRAP transporter small permease, giving the protein MGSEDEKSDPHSEKYESTLPGVIGMFDNAISRIESIMLALGVMLMAVNTIANVVSRAIGSTIFFSEELNRILIILITFAGIGYAARHGRHIRMSALYDALPGKTRKVLMIVITVITALTMFALCYFAIGYIAKVAKSGRVLSAMQIPVYWIYLWVPVGFFITGVQYALTALKNVVQKDIYLSTHVLEGYEEDEIEI; this is encoded by the coding sequence ATGGGCAGTGAAGACGAAAAATCTGACCCGCACAGCGAAAAATACGAATCCACACTGCCCGGCGTGATCGGCATGTTCGACAATGCCATCAGTCGCATAGAATCGATTATGCTTGCGCTCGGCGTGATGCTCATGGCGGTCAACACGATCGCCAATGTGGTCAGCCGCGCGATCGGCAGCACGATCTTCTTTTCCGAGGAACTCAACCGCATCCTCATCATCCTGATCACCTTTGCCGGCATCGGCTATGCCGCCCGCCACGGCCGTCACATCCGCATGTCGGCGCTCTACGATGCGCTGCCCGGCAAAACGCGCAAGGTGCTGATGATTGTCATTACGGTGATCACCGCGCTGACCATGTTCGCGCTCTGCTATTTCGCCATCGGCTATATCGCCAAGGTGGCCAAGTCCGGCCGTGTTCTTTCGGCCATGCAGATCCCCGTCTACTGGATCTATCTCTGGGTCCCCGTCGGGTTCTTCATCACCGGTGTCCAATATGCGCTCACCGCGCTGAAGAACGTCGTCCAGAAGGACATTTATCTCTCCACGCATGTCCTGGAGGGATACGAAGAAGACGAAATCGAGATCTGA
- a CDS encoding DUF924 family protein yields MNDNWVQEVLNFWFETLTPKDWFTVSEKTDALIRERFGALHERFLQALPQNVFSDARAALAAVIVLDQFPRNIHRRKPAAFASDELALSVAGEAIEKGLDEDMSIRERQFLYMPYMHSEVLADQERAVMLFKSLGQEEALKFAIEHRDIVARFGRFPHRNRVLGRESGPEELAFLKEHEGYGQ; encoded by the coding sequence ATGAACGACAACTGGGTTCAGGAAGTGCTGAACTTCTGGTTCGAGACGCTGACGCCGAAGGACTGGTTCACCGTCAGTGAGAAGACCGATGCCCTGATCCGTGAACGTTTTGGCGCTCTTCACGAGCGTTTCCTGCAGGCGCTTCCGCAGAATGTGTTCTCCGATGCCAGGGCAGCGCTCGCGGCCGTCATCGTGCTCGATCAGTTTCCGCGCAACATCCACCGTCGCAAGCCTGCCGCCTTTGCTTCCGATGAGCTGGCCCTGAGCGTTGCTGGCGAAGCGATCGAAAAGGGGCTGGACGAAGACATGAGCATTCGCGAGCGGCAGTTCCTCTATATGCCCTATATGCATTCGGAAGTGCTCGCCGATCAGGAGCGCGCCGTCATGCTGTTCAAGTCGCTCGGCCAGGAAGAGGCGCTGAAATTTGCAATCGAACACCGGGATATAGTGGCTCGGTTCGGACGTTTCCCTCATCGCAACCGCGTGCTTGGTCGCGAGAGCGGGCCAGAAGAACTGGCCTTCCTGAAAGAACATGAAGGCTACGGCCAGTGA
- a CDS encoding universal stress protein, which translates to MFKRILVPVDGSENALKALKIGVEMQKTTGAELMTLTVFRHHSLLEASMSMVRPDDPQNLDDAMRDHAKEIADAAKKAAIELGAQAPRAFVKSGQPARTIVKFAKEREVDLIVLGSRGLGDLEGYLLGSVSHKVTSLANCPVLVV; encoded by the coding sequence ATGTTCAAAAGGATACTCGTCCCGGTCGATGGCTCGGAAAACGCGCTGAAGGCGCTCAAGATCGGCGTTGAGATGCAGAAGACAACCGGCGCGGAGCTGATGACCCTCACCGTCTTCCGGCATCACAGCCTGCTTGAGGCGTCCATGTCCATGGTGCGGCCAGATGACCCGCAGAATCTGGACGATGCGATGCGCGACCACGCAAAGGAGATTGCCGACGCGGCAAAGAAGGCAGCGATTGAGCTGGGGGCGCAAGCCCCGCGCGCCTTCGTGAAAAGTGGTCAGCCGGCACGCACGATCGTGAAGTTCGCCAAAGAACGCGAAGTCGATCTGATCGTACTCGGTAGCCGCGGGCTTGGCGATCTGGAAGGCTATTTGCTGGGCAGCGTGTCACACAAGGTCACCAGCCTCGCCAATTGCCCGGTCCTGGTGGTGTGA